In Megalobrama amblycephala isolate DHTTF-2021 unplaced genomic scaffold, ASM1881202v1 scaffold265, whole genome shotgun sequence, one DNA window encodes the following:
- the tmem129 gene encoding E3 ubiquitin-protein ligase TM129, whose protein sequence is MDRPDATFTLAYIVFVLCFVFTPNEFRSAGLTVQHMFSEWLGSEDISFIQHHIRRTTLTVLFHSFLPLGYYIGMCFAAPEQNLMYIHHANQGWQVYFGLSLAIQLLSCALAFYWSRRGWANHPICQALNTHALPHSSWRAVASSINTEFRRIDKFASGSPSARVIVTDTWVMKVTTYSLHVALHQDCHLTVTDSKHHSLSAELNTPVQIVTITVASINPRVKPFDIRLKSTEYVELQEKLHAPIRNAANVVIHLTMSELFLETFKSYVRLNEDYRCPSGQELEPCIGCMQVNANVKLLRLCQGDREGECQQCYCRPMWCLTCMGKWFASRQDQQQPETWLSSRVPCPTCRAKFCILDVCPIN, encoded by the exons ATGGACAGGCCGGACGCCACATTTACTCTGGCTTATATAGTATTtgtcttgtgttttgtttttacgcCGAATGAGTTTCGTTCGGCTGGTTTGACGGTGCAGCACATGTTCTCAGAGTGGCTGGGCAGTGAAGACATCAGCTTCATTCAGCACCACATCAGACGAACAACACTCACTGTGCTCTTCCACAGCTTCTTGCCGCTTG GATACTACATAGGAATGTGTTTTGCTGCTCCAGAACAGAATCTCATGTACATCCATCATGCAAATCAGGGATGGCAAGTATACTTTGGGTTGTCACTGGCCATCCAGCTTTTGAGTTGTGCACTTGCTTTCTATTGGTCCAGACGTGGATGGGCGAATCATCCGATATGTCAGGCGCTCAACACACATGCCTTACCACACTCCAGCTGGAGGGCTGTCGCCTCATCCATCAACACAGAGTTTCGCCGCATCGATAAATTTGCTTCCGGTTCTCCTAGCGCGAGAGTGATTGTGACTGATACTTGGGTGATGAAGGTCACGACGTACTCCTTGCATGTTGCCTTGCATCAGGACTGTCATCTGACTGTCACAGACTCCAAGCATCACAGCCTGTCGGCTGAATTGAACACGCCGGTGCAAATTGTCACCATTACTGTTGCCAGTATCAATCCCAGAGTCAAGCCTTTTGACATAAG GCTGAAATCCACCGAATATGTTGAGCTGCAAGAGAAACTGCACGCACCCATCAGAAACGCCGCCAATGTTGTCATCCATTTGACAATGAGTGAGCTCTTTTTGGAGACGTTTAAGTCATATGTGAGGTTGAATGAAGACTACAGGTGTCCAAGTGGCCAG GAACTTGAACCATGTATTGGATGTATGCAAGTCAATGCCAACGTAAAGCTTCTGCGACTGTGCCAGGGAGACCGTGAAGGCGAATGCCAGCAGTGCTACTGTCGCCCCATGTGGTGCCTCACATGTATGGGCAAATGGTTTGCCAGTCGACAGGACCAGCAGCAGCCGGAGACATGGCTAAGCAGCAGGGTACCATGTCCCACTTGCAGGGCCAAGTTCTGCATTTTGGATGTTTGTCCAATTAATTGA